In Mangrovivirga cuniculi, the following proteins share a genomic window:
- the mdh gene encoding malate dehydrogenase produces MKVTVVGAGNVGATCADVLAYREIANEVVLLDIKEGVAEGKSLDIWQKSPINLYDTRTIGSTNDYSKTAGSDVVVITSGLPRKPGMSRDDLIETNAGIVKQVTENVVKHSPDAIIIVVSNPLDVMTYQAHITSEFPRTKVMGMAGILDTARYRAFLAEELNVSPKDIQAVLMGGHGDTMVPLPRYTTVGGIPVTELIDKSKLDEIIERTKFGGGELVKLMGTSAWYAPGSAAAQMVEAIVRDQRRVFPVCVKLDGEYGIDDVYLGVPVILGKNGIEKVIELDLNDDEKKLLEESRNHVKEVMQVLDSKR; encoded by the coding sequence ATGAAAGTTACTGTAGTAGGAGCGGGTAATGTTGGTGCTACTTGCGCTGATGTTCTTGCTTACCGAGAAATTGCTAACGAAGTAGTATTGTTGGATATTAAAGAAGGGGTGGCAGAAGGAAAATCCCTTGATATCTGGCAAAAATCTCCAATAAACCTGTATGACACCCGAACTATAGGTTCTACAAATGATTACTCAAAAACTGCCGGAAGTGATGTAGTTGTAATTACATCAGGCCTTCCAAGAAAGCCGGGTATGAGTCGTGATGATTTGATCGAAACTAATGCGGGCATTGTAAAACAGGTAACCGAAAATGTGGTAAAACATTCACCTGATGCAATCATTATCGTAGTATCGAATCCACTGGATGTAATGACCTACCAGGCTCACATTACTTCTGAATTCCCAAGAACGAAGGTTATGGGAATGGCTGGTATCCTTGATACAGCAAGATACAGAGCTTTCCTTGCAGAGGAATTAAATGTTTCTCCAAAGGATATTCAGGCTGTATTAATGGGAGGTCATGGTGATACCATGGTTCCACTTCCAAGATACACTACTGTTGGAGGTATTCCTGTTACAGAGCTTATCGATAAAAGTAAACTTGATGAGATCATCGAAAGAACTAAATTCGGTGGTGGTGAACTTGTTAAGTTAATGGGGACTTCAGCATGGTACGCTCCGGGATCGGCAGCAGCTCAAATGGTTGAGGCTATCGTTCGTGATCAGAGAAGAGTATTCCCTGTTTGTGTGAAATTAGATGGTGAATATGGTATCGATGACGTTTATCTTGGAGTACCTGTTATTCTAGGAAAAAATGGTATCGAAAAAGTGATAGAACTTGATCTTAATGATGATGAGAAAAAACTTCTTGAAGAATCAAGAAATCACGTTAAAGAAGTGATGCAAGTATTGGATAGCAAGAGATAA